The nucleotide sequence TGCAGGCATGAAGCGGTATCATTCGGTTACGGATGTCTACCGCAATCGTGTGCCTGATTTCAATGACCGTTTAATGCTGAATGCCGCAGGATTGTGGAATAATGACGTACTCTTCTGTTTCGCCAGTGGCACAGTCGTAGAGATACATGTCATGTTTACGGTCAGACCAGTCAATCCCGATGTAGGCAGCATAGACATCGTGTTTCATCGTGTTATCCTCAAACCATAGTCAGAAACGTGACTGGGAATGCTTCTGCTCTAAGCGAAAAGATTAGGTCAGGTGTGGCCGCACCAACCTCTGTTGGTGCAGCCTGTGTGAAGCACTCGGGTTCGTTCGATGCATGGTCGTCTCCCACCCTGCTTCCCCGTCTTGAGGTGAGTGTATTTCTCCATCTCAGTTCCGTCTCCCCATAAAATCAAATACAGAGGATTGACGAGTGTCATACCAATTTAAATGGGGTTCAGGGCAGATAGGGCATTCAGGATGAAGGAATATCCTGTGATCGAAGCAATAACTTCTGGAGTCAATTGAGCCAGGAGTTGATCGACCTTCGCTTGGAGTTGCTCTAGCGTTTTGAACGAAGCCCACTTCAAATCTGCCTTGAGGTATTCCCACAACCTTTCAATCGGATTTAACTCTGGGCAGTAAGCAGGTTGAAACAATAAAATCACATTCTCTGGCACCACTAAATCTTTACTGCTGTGAAAACGCCCGTTATCCACTTGTAGAATGTTGAGACTATCGGGGTAGGCTTTGGAGAACTCCTCGAGGAACGCTTGATAGCAAGCAGTATCCACATGGGAGAATTGCAAGAAAAACGACTCTCCGGTTGCTGGTTCGACGGCCCCATAGAGCCAAAACGCTTTGAACAACCATAGCCATTGCCCAATCGGTTTGATACCACAAGCAGTAATCAAGCGCCCAATCAGGGTTTTGAGTCCAAAGCGACTTTCATCCTGAGCAAAATAACGGATAGGACGCTCCTCCTGGATGACTTGCCGAGCATACTGGCTCAACA is from Leptothermofonsia sichuanensis E412 and encodes:
- a CDS encoding IS630 family transposase, which translates into the protein MSQYARQVIQEERPIRYFAQDESRFGLKTLIGRLITACGIKPIGQWLWLFKAFWLYGAVEPATGESFFLQFSHVDTACYQAFLEEFSKAYPDSLNILQVDNGRFHSSKDLVVPENVILLFQPAYCPELNPIERLWEYLKADLKWASFKTLEQLQAKVDQLLAQLTPEVIASITGYSFILNALSALNPI